From a region of the Anser cygnoides isolate HZ-2024a breed goose chromosome 34, Taihu_goose_T2T_genome, whole genome shotgun sequence genome:
- the KHSRP gene encoding LOW QUALITY PROTEIN: far upstream element-binding protein 2 (The sequence of the model RefSeq protein was modified relative to this genomic sequence to represent the inferred CDS: inserted 6 bases in 5 codons; deleted 4 bases in 3 codons) — protein sequence MSEFSPAGPPQPPALPGGLGRRHGRGGPRRQRAPAPGERLGGGGGAAAAAPGERGQAPAAPPGGRRRRRRWRGGGRGPAGGIRKDAFADAVQRARQIAAKIGGDAGPAATNSAPPDFAFGGQKRQLEDGDQPESKKLAAQGDSLPTQLGPMHPPPRSTVTEEYRVPDGMVGLIIGRGGXQINKIQQDSGCKVQISPDSGGLPERSVSLTGSPEAVQKAKLLLDDIVSRGXGGPPGQFHDTANGQNGTVQEIMIPAGKAGLVIGXGGETIKQLQERAGVKMILIQDGSQNTNVDKPLRIIGDPYKVQQACEMVMDILRERDQGGFGDRNEYGSRIGGGIDVPVPRHSVGVVIGRSGEMIKKIQNDAGVRIQFKQDDGTGPEKIAHIMGPPERCEHAARIINDLLQSLRSGPPGPPGPGMPPGGRGRGRGAGSWGXPGGEMTFSIPTHKCGLVIGRGEGENVKAINQQTGAFVEISRQLPPNGDPNFKLFVIRGSPQQIDHAKQLIEEKIEGPLCPVGPGPPGGPPGPAGPMGPFNPGPXQPGPPGAPPHPGGPPRTSTPQGWGNTYPQWQPPAPHDPSKAADPNAAWAAYYSHYYQQPPGPSRGSPGPQRPPCRGSPPAPPAGQSDYTKAWEEYYKKIGQQPQQPGAPRSRTTRKPGRSTTRSKQPRWPRGRSRGPPGPQPDYSAAWAEYYRQQAAYYGQTPGAAGPAPPTQQGQQAQ from the exons atgtcCGAGTtcagccccgcggggcccccccagcccccggccctcccGGGGGGCCTCGGCCGCCGGCACGGCCGCGGGGGCCCCCGCCGCCAACGGGCCCCGGCGCCGGGggagcggctgggggggggggggggggcggcggcggcggcgccgggggagcggggccaggccccggcggcgcccccgggggggcggcggaggaggaggaggtggagggggggggggaggggcccGGCCGGAGGCATCCGTAAGGACGCGTTCGCGGACGCCGTGCAGCGGGCCCGGCAG atCGCGGCGAAGATCGGGGGCGACGCGGGCCCGGCGGCGACCAACAGCGCCCCCCCCGACTTCGCCTTC GGGGGGCAGAAGCGGCAGCTGGAGGACGgag ACCAGCCCGAAAGCAAGAAGCTGGCGGCGCAGGGGGACT CGCTCCCGACTCAGCTGGGGCCCATGCACCCCCCGCCCAG gtcGACGGTGACGGAGGAGTACCGCGTCCCTGACGGGATGGTGGGGCTCA TTATCGGCCGCGGGG AGCAGATCAACAAGATCCAGCAGGACTCGGGCTGCAAAGTACAGATCTCCCCAG ACAGCGGCGGCCTGCCGGAGCGCAGCGTGTCGCTGACGGGCTCCCCCGAAGCCGTGCA GAAAGCCAAGCTGCTGCTGGACGACATCGTgtcgcggg cgggggggccgccggggcAGTTCCACGACACGGCCAACGGGCAGAACGGCACGGTGCAGGAGATCATGATCCCCGCCGGCAAGGCCGGCCTCGTCATCG AAGGGGGCGAGACCATCAAACAGCTCCAG GAGCGAGCCGGCGTCAAAATGATCCTGATCCAAGACGGTTCCCAAAACACCAACGTGGACAAACCCCTGCGGATAATCGGCGACCCCTACAAAGtccag CAAGCCTGCGAGATGGTGATGGACATCCTGCGCGAGCGCGACCAGGGCGGCTTCGGCGACCGCAACGAGTACGGCTCCCGCATCGGCGGCGGCATCGAC gtCCCGGTGCCGCGGCACTCGGTCGGCGTGGTGATCGGGCGCAGCGGGGAGATGATCAAAAAGATCCAGAACGACGCCGGGGTGCGGATACAGTTCAAgcaag ATGACGGCACGGGCCCCGAGAAGATCGCGCACATCATGGGCCCCCCCGAGCGCTGCGAGCACGCCGCCCGCATCATCAACGacctcctgcagagcctgcgg agcggccccccgggacccccggggccTGGGatgcccccg gggggccgggggcgcgggCGAGGCGCGGGGAGCTGGGG CCCCGGGGGCGAAATGACCTTCTCCATCCCCACGCACAAGTGCGGGTTGGTCATCGGCCGAGGTGA ggggGAGAACGTGAAGGCCATCAACCAGCAGACGGGCGCCTTCGTGGAGATCTCGCGGCAGCTGCCCCCCAACGGCGACCCCAACTTCAAGCTCTTCGTCATCCGCGGCTCCCCCCAGCAGATCGACCACGCCAAGCAGCTCATCGAGGAGAAGATCGAg GGGCCGCTCTGCCCGGTGGGGCCAGGCCCG CCCGGGGGGCCGCCAGGACCCGCGGGCCCCATGGGACCCTTCAACCCCGGGC TTCAACCAGGGCCCCCGGGGGCCCCCCCGCA ccccggAGGCCCCCCCCGCACCAGTaccccccagggatggggcaacaCCTACCCACAGTGGCAGCCGCCGGCCCCCCATGACCCAA gcaagGCGGCGGACCCCAACGCGGCGTGGGCGGCCTACTACTCGCACTACtaccagcagcccccgggcccgtcccggggcagccccggcccccagcgccccccgtgcagggggagccccccagccccccccgccggccAGTCCGACTACACCAAGGCCTGGGAGGAGTACTATAAGAAAATAG gccagcagccccagcagcccggcGCCCCCCGCAGCAGGACTACACGAAAGCCTGGGAGGAGTACTACAAGAAGCAAG cagcccaggtGGCCACGGGGGCGGtcccggggcccccccggcccccagcccgaCTACAGCGCGGCCTGGGCCGAGTACTACCGGCAGCAGGCGGCCTACTACGGACAGAccccgggggccgcggggcccgcGCCCCCCacgcagcagggacagcag GCTCAGTGA